A region from the Chthoniobacterales bacterium genome encodes:
- a CDS encoding polyphosphate polymerase domain-containing protein: protein MILPRLDRYELKFLIKQEEKSRLLDEMSACLRPDMTGGSSFYPIVSLYYDTPQRDFYWEKHEGLRSRRKVRVRVYGSEDSGIPPTTFIEVKHKHEGRGVKRRAQLPLESAMAIGRGEMPDCNLSYGEQKVAREVVSMVQNRQIAPVCVLRYERQAFAGLEDETGLRVTFDTGITYRMNELEPVPDDRRFTQRILDDDHAIMEVKVWGVVPYWLSVVLGRHGCMARSFSKYCSALEASDPVLQQQRSPLRAARTPLAPGLSLPNLS from the coding sequence ATGATCCTCCCACGACTCGACCGTTACGAACTCAAGTTCCTCATCAAGCAAGAGGAAAAATCCCGCTTGCTCGATGAAATGAGCGCCTGTTTGCGCCCCGATATGACGGGCGGCAGCAGTTTTTACCCGATCGTCTCGCTCTACTACGACACTCCCCAGCGGGATTTCTATTGGGAGAAACACGAGGGACTTCGCAGCCGCCGCAAAGTGCGCGTGCGCGTCTATGGCAGCGAGGACAGCGGCATACCGCCCACGACTTTCATCGAGGTGAAACACAAGCACGAGGGACGCGGTGTGAAACGACGGGCGCAACTTCCGCTCGAATCCGCAATGGCCATCGGCCGGGGCGAAATGCCCGATTGCAACCTGTCTTACGGCGAGCAAAAGGTGGCGCGAGAGGTCGTTTCCATGGTGCAAAATCGCCAGATCGCCCCCGTCTGTGTGCTGCGTTACGAGCGCCAGGCCTTTGCCGGGCTGGAAGACGAGACGGGCTTGCGTGTGACCTTCGACACCGGCATCACCTACCGGATGAATGAACTGGAACCCGTGCCTGACGACCGCCGCTTCACCCAGCGCATTCTCGACGACGACCACGCCATCATGGAGGTCAAAGTCTGGGGCGTAGTTCCCTACTGGCTGAGCGTTGTGCTCGGTCGCCACGGCTGCATGGCGCGGAGTTTCAGCAAATACTGCAGCGCACTGGAAGCCAGCGACCCCGTTTTGCAACAGCAACGCTCGCCCCTGCGCGCGGCCCGCACACCGCTGGCACCGGGTCTCTCCCTTCCTAATCTATCATGA